A single genomic interval of Mycolicibacterium holsaticum DSM 44478 = JCM 12374 harbors:
- the rpmI gene encoding 50S ribosomal protein L35 — MPKAKTHSGASKRFRRTGTGKIVRQKANRRHLLEHKPSTRTRRLAGRTEVSANDKSRIKKLLNG; from the coding sequence ATGCCCAAGGCGAAGACCCACAGCGGCGCTTCGAAGCGGTTCCGGCGCACCGGAACCGGAAAGATCGTGCGCCAGAAGGCCAACCGTCGACACCTGCTCGAGCACAAGCCGTCTACTCGCACCCGCCGGCTGGCAGGCCGCACCGAGGTGTCAGCGAACGACAAGAGCCGCATCAAGAAGCTGCTCAACGGCTGA
- the rplT gene encoding 50S ribosomal protein L20 yields MARVKRAVNAQKKRRTILKASKGYRGQRSRLYRKAKEQQLHSLNYAYRDRRARKGEFRKLWISRINAAARANDITYNRLIQGLKAAGVEVDRKNLAEIAVSDPAAFAALVEVARAALPSDVNEPSGEAA; encoded by the coding sequence ATGGCACGCGTAAAGCGCGCAGTCAACGCCCAGAAGAAGCGGCGGACGATCCTCAAGGCATCCAAGGGTTACCGCGGTCAGCGCTCCCGGCTGTACCGCAAGGCCAAAGAGCAGCAACTGCATTCGCTGAACTATGCCTACCGTGACCGGCGCGCCCGCAAGGGCGAGTTCCGCAAGCTGTGGATCTCACGGATCAACGCCGCGGCCCGCGCCAACGACATCACCTACAACCGGCTGATCCAGGGGCTCAAGGCCGCCGGGGTCGAGGTCGACCGCAAGAACCTCGCCGAGATCGCGGTCAGCGATCCGGCCGCGTTCGCCGCGCTGGTGGAGGTCGCCAGGGCGGCGCTGCCCAGTGATGTGAACGAGCCCTCCGGAGAGGCCGCCTGA
- the lysX gene encoding bifunctional lysylphosphatidylglycerol synthetase/lysine--tRNA ligase LysX, producing MTVASPTAARSTSRYRWVPAAAGWTVGVIATLSLIASVSPGIRALIRVPREFVNEYIFNFPDTSFAWAFVLALLAAALAARKHIAWWILVGYLVAASGWNIADLITGDETVMEEIGEVIGLLFHIAAILFLVLARREFWAKVRRGALVKAAATLVVGMAIGTLVGWGLLELSPGTLAREDRFWYALNRVSAFAGADAANFAGHPHMFVDALLGLFGALALMVAAVVLFQSQRAENALTGEDESAIRGLLELFGKNDSLGYFATRRDKAVVFAANGRAAVTYRVEVGVCLASGDPVGDPKSWPAAIAAWLQLCETYGWAPGVMGASSAGAEAFREAGLNALQLGDEAILHPDDFRLSGPDMRAVRQAVTRARRAGVSVRIRRHRDIDADEMALVIERADAWRDTDDERGFSMALGRLGDPADGDCLLVEAVQGDAVVAMLSLVPWGTNGVSLDLMRRSPQSPNGTIELMVSELCMQAETVGVTRISLNFAMFRSAFEQGAQLGAGPIARLWRWLLVFFSRWWQLETLYRSNMKYQPQWVPRYACYEDARLVPRVGVASVIAEGFLVLPFSRRHEQPHTGHHIAAPQSLLDSGLLNRDGSAPDVDELQADLPENGEGARLPEQVRVRLAKLKALQDSGVDAYPVGKPPSHTVAAALEAPDDTTVSVAGRVLRIRDYGGVLFAQLRDWSADIQLLLDNSLLDAGTTADFTHAIDLGDLIAVNGTMGYSKKGTRSLLVHGWRLTGKCLRPLPDKWKGLTDQEARVRARYVDLAINNEARDLIRARSAVLRAIRETLVGKGFLEVETPILQQIHGGANARPFLTHINAYDLDLYLRIAPELYLKRLCVGGVERVFELGRAFRNEGVDFSHNPEFTLLEAYQAHADYDVWIDGCRELIQNAAQAANGAHVFLRPRDDGTLEPVDISGKWTIKTVHDAVSEALGEHVGPDTDLAALRKLCDAADIPYLTHWDAGAVVLELYERLVEDRTEEPTFYKDFPTSVSPLTRPHRSIPGVAERWDLVAWGVELGTAYSELTDPVEQRRRLQEQSLLAAGGDPEAMELDEDFLQAMEYAMPPTGGLGMGVDRVVMLITGRSIRETLPFPLAKPR from the coding sequence ATGACGGTCGCTAGCCCCACCGCCGCCCGCTCGACCTCCCGGTACCGGTGGGTGCCCGCCGCGGCCGGCTGGACCGTCGGCGTCATCGCCACCCTTTCGTTGATCGCCAGCGTGTCCCCGGGGATCCGGGCGCTGATCCGGGTGCCGCGTGAGTTCGTCAACGAGTACATCTTCAACTTCCCCGACACCAGCTTCGCCTGGGCGTTCGTGCTGGCACTGCTGGCTGCGGCGCTGGCGGCCCGCAAACACATCGCGTGGTGGATCCTGGTCGGCTACCTGGTGGCCGCCAGCGGGTGGAACATCGCCGACCTGATCACCGGCGACGAGACGGTGATGGAGGAGATCGGCGAGGTCATCGGGCTGCTCTTCCATATCGCCGCGATCCTGTTCCTGGTGCTGGCCCGCCGCGAGTTCTGGGCGAAGGTCCGCCGCGGCGCGCTGGTGAAGGCGGCGGCCACCCTGGTCGTCGGCATGGCGATCGGCACGCTCGTCGGCTGGGGGCTGCTCGAACTGTCCCCAGGAACGCTGGCCCGCGAGGACCGGTTCTGGTACGCGCTGAACCGGGTCAGCGCGTTCGCCGGGGCGGACGCGGCCAACTTCGCCGGGCATCCGCACATGTTCGTCGACGCGCTGCTCGGCCTGTTCGGTGCGCTGGCGTTGATGGTGGCGGCCGTCGTGCTGTTCCAATCGCAGCGTGCCGAGAACGCGCTCACCGGTGAGGACGAGTCGGCGATCCGCGGGCTGCTCGAACTGTTCGGCAAGAACGACTCGCTCGGGTACTTCGCCACCCGCCGGGACAAGGCCGTCGTGTTCGCCGCCAACGGCCGGGCCGCCGTCACCTACCGCGTCGAGGTCGGCGTCTGCCTGGCCAGCGGCGACCCGGTCGGCGACCCCAAGTCGTGGCCCGCCGCGATCGCCGCGTGGTTGCAGCTGTGCGAGACGTACGGCTGGGCGCCCGGTGTGATGGGCGCCAGTTCCGCAGGGGCCGAGGCATTCCGCGAGGCCGGCCTCAACGCACTTCAACTCGGCGACGAGGCCATCCTGCACCCCGACGACTTCCGGCTGTCGGGACCCGACATGCGGGCGGTGCGCCAGGCGGTGACCCGCGCCCGCCGCGCCGGGGTCAGCGTGCGGATTCGGCGGCACCGCGACATCGACGCCGACGAGATGGCCCTGGTGATCGAGCGTGCCGACGCCTGGCGCGACACCGACGACGAACGCGGCTTCTCGATGGCGCTGGGCCGGCTGGGCGACCCGGCCGACGGCGACTGCCTGCTGGTGGAGGCGGTCCAGGGTGATGCCGTGGTCGCGATGCTGTCGTTGGTGCCGTGGGGCACCAACGGTGTCTCGCTGGACCTGATGCGCCGCTCACCCCAATCCCCCAACGGCACCATCGAGCTGATGGTCAGCGAACTGTGCATGCAGGCTGAAACCGTTGGTGTGACGCGTATTTCGCTGAACTTCGCGATGTTCCGTTCGGCGTTCGAGCAGGGCGCGCAGCTCGGCGCCGGGCCGATCGCGCGGCTGTGGCGGTGGCTGCTGGTGTTCTTCTCGCGGTGGTGGCAGCTCGAGACGCTGTACCGGTCGAACATGAAGTACCAACCACAATGGGTGCCGCGGTACGCCTGTTACGAGGACGCCCGCCTGGTGCCGCGCGTCGGCGTCGCGTCGGTGATCGCAGAAGGCTTTCTCGTGCTGCCGTTTTCGCGCCGCCACGAACAACCGCACACCGGCCATCACATCGCCGCCCCGCAGAGCCTGTTGGATTCGGGGCTGCTGAACCGGGACGGCAGCGCCCCCGACGTCGACGAACTGCAGGCCGACCTGCCGGAGAACGGCGAGGGGGCCCGGCTGCCCGAACAGGTGCGGGTCCGGCTGGCCAAGCTCAAGGCGCTGCAGGACAGCGGGGTCGACGCGTATCCGGTCGGCAAGCCGCCCAGCCACACCGTCGCCGCCGCGCTCGAGGCGCCCGACGACACCACCGTCAGCGTCGCGGGCCGGGTGCTGCGGATCCGTGACTACGGCGGCGTGCTCTTCGCCCAGCTACGTGACTGGTCCGCCGACATCCAACTGCTGCTGGACAATTCGCTGCTCGACGCGGGCACGACGGCCGACTTCACCCACGCGATCGATCTGGGTGACCTCATCGCGGTGAACGGCACGATGGGCTACAGCAAGAAAGGCACCCGCTCGCTGCTCGTGCACGGCTGGCGGCTGACCGGCAAGTGCCTGCGGCCGCTGCCCGACAAATGGAAGGGCCTGACCGACCAGGAGGCCCGGGTGCGCGCCCGCTACGTCGACCTGGCGATCAACAACGAGGCCCGCGACCTGATCCGGGCGCGCAGCGCGGTCCTGCGCGCGATTCGCGAAACCCTGGTGGGCAAGGGGTTTTTGGAGGTCGAGACGCCGATCCTGCAGCAGATCCACGGCGGCGCGAACGCTCGACCGTTCCTCACCCACATCAACGCCTACGACCTGGACCTGTACCTGCGCATCGCACCGGAGCTCTATCTCAAACGGCTATGCGTTGGCGGTGTCGAGCGCGTGTTCGAGTTGGGCCGCGCGTTCCGCAACGAGGGCGTCGACTTCAGCCACAACCCCGAGTTCACGCTGCTGGAGGCGTATCAGGCGCACGCCGACTATGACGTCTGGATCGACGGTTGCCGGGAGCTGATCCAGAACGCCGCGCAGGCGGCCAACGGTGCGCACGTGTTCCTGCGGCCCCGCGACGACGGGACGCTGGAGCCCGTCGACATCTCCGGGAAGTGGACGATTAAGACCGTGCACGACGCGGTGTCGGAGGCCCTGGGCGAACACGTCGGACCCGACACCGACCTGGCGGCGCTGCGCAAACTGTGCGACGCCGCCGACATCCCCTACCTGACCCACTGGGACGCCGGTGCGGTGGTGCTGGAGCTCTACGAGCGGCTCGTCGAAGACCGCACCGAAGAGCCCACGTTCTACAAGGATTTCCCGACCTCGGTGTCGCCGCTGACCCGGCCGCACCGCAGCATCCCCGGCGTCGCCGAACGGTGGGACCTGGTGGCGTGGGGCGTCGAGCTGGGCACCGCCTACAGCGAGTTGACCGATCCGGTCGAGCAGCGCAGGCGCCTACAGGAGCAGTCGCTGCTGGCGGCCGGCGGCGACCCCGAGGCGATGGAGCTCGACGAGGACTTCCTGCAGGCCATGGAGTACGCGATGCCGCCCACCGGTGGGCTCGGCATGGGGGTGGACCGCGTCGTCATGTTGATCACGGGACGCAGCATCCGCGAGACGTTGCCGTTCCCGTTGGCCAAACCGCGCTAG
- a CDS encoding DUF1844 domain-containing protein, with amino-acid sequence MTELPDTPPVPVRELAEIPAVEVITRSAVMLMSAAAEKLGLSAEDPHDSPHRDLDEARRLITALAGLVTASAEYLGPHAGPIRDGLKTLQLAFRESSAAPEEPGHGPGEKYTGPVW; translated from the coding sequence ATGACCGAGCTTCCTGACACTCCGCCCGTTCCGGTTCGCGAGTTGGCCGAGATCCCCGCGGTGGAGGTGATCACCCGCTCGGCGGTCATGCTGATGAGCGCGGCGGCCGAGAAACTCGGGCTGTCCGCCGAAGATCCTCACGACAGCCCGCACCGCGACCTCGACGAGGCGCGCCGGCTGATCACCGCGCTGGCCGGGCTGGTCACCGCGTCGGCGGAGTACCTCGGGCCGCACGCCGGGCCGATCCGCGACGGGCTGAAGACCCTGCAGTTGGCCTTCCGGGAATCCAGCGCCGCCCCCGAGGAACCCGGGCACGGTCCGGGCGAGAAATACACCGGCCCGGTGTGGTAG
- a CDS encoding winged helix DNA-binding domain-containing protein, with the protein MRSFSVAERRARLARRHFLAGPADSAETVAGHAVGLHATDPATPYLSLWARVPGITVADVGAEFYDRRGLVKHLAMRRTLWAVRSADLPLIQSAASDRVADNEARRLVADAVKAGLCTDGEAWLDAACAAVLRHLAENGPTSAKELRAALPELAGTHDPAPGKRWGGETPLAPRILTVLAVRGHIMRGPNDGGWTTSRPRWTPTAHWVSVSDTVDADAARAQLVRRWLRTFGPATATDIKWWFGNTLTWARRALRDLEAVEVDLDGAPGYVLPGDLEPEPEPGPWCALLPGLDITTMGWFDRDWYLGAHRGQVFDGNGNGGPTAWCDGRIVGGWVQDADGRVEVRLLEDVGRAARTALQQRADELTDWLDGVRISPRFPSPLSKPQARRSS; encoded by the coding sequence ATGCGATCATTTTCCGTTGCCGAGCGCCGCGCCCGGCTCGCGCGACGCCACTTTCTCGCCGGGCCCGCCGACTCGGCCGAGACCGTCGCCGGGCACGCCGTCGGGCTGCATGCCACCGATCCGGCGACGCCGTACCTGTCGCTGTGGGCGCGGGTGCCCGGTATCACGGTGGCCGACGTCGGCGCCGAGTTCTACGACCGGCGCGGCCTGGTCAAGCATCTGGCGATGCGCCGGACGCTGTGGGCGGTGCGGAGCGCGGACCTGCCGCTGATCCAGTCGGCGGCCAGCGACCGGGTCGCCGACAACGAAGCACGCCGGCTCGTCGCCGACGCCGTCAAGGCCGGTCTGTGCACCGACGGCGAAGCCTGGCTCGACGCCGCCTGCGCGGCGGTGCTGCGGCACCTGGCCGAGAACGGGCCGACCAGCGCCAAGGAGCTGCGTGCCGCCCTGCCGGAACTGGCAGGCACCCACGACCCGGCGCCGGGCAAGCGGTGGGGTGGTGAAACTCCTTTGGCGCCAAGGATTCTGACTGTCCTGGCGGTGCGGGGACACATTATGCGCGGGCCGAACGACGGCGGGTGGACGACCTCGCGCCCGCGCTGGACGCCGACTGCGCACTGGGTGAGCGTCAGCGACACCGTCGACGCCGATGCGGCCCGCGCGCAACTGGTTCGCCGATGGCTGCGCACCTTCGGCCCGGCCACCGCCACCGACATCAAGTGGTGGTTCGGCAACACCCTGACCTGGGCGCGCCGGGCGTTGCGCGATCTCGAGGCCGTCGAGGTCGACCTCGACGGCGCCCCCGGCTATGTGCTGCCCGGCGACCTCGAACCCGAACCCGAACCCGGGCCGTGGTGCGCGTTGCTGCCCGGCCTGGACATCACCACGATGGGCTGGTTCGACCGCGACTGGTACCTGGGAGCACACCGCGGCCAGGTGTTCGACGGAAACGGCAACGGCGGACCCACCGCCTGGTGCGACGGCAGGATCGTCGGCGGCTGGGTTCAGGACGCCGACGGCCGGGTCGAGGTGCGGCTTCTCGAGGACGTCGGCCGTGCGGCCCGCACGGCGCTGCAGCAACGCGCCGACGAGCTGACCGACTGGCTCGACGGTGTCCGGATCAGCCCGCGGTTTCCCTCTCCCCTGTCGAAACCGCAGGCTCGCCGCAGCAGCTAG
- a CDS encoding TrmH family RNA methyltransferase yields MAAAVKLHRQVARRRAARFLAEGPNLVEAALRRGLVSEVFVTESAMERFGALLAAVPADVSVHEVSERAAKVLSDTVTPVGLVAVCVMPQTTLDEVLVAARLVAVAVGISEPGNAGTLIRIADAMGADAVVLTDNSVDPFNGKCLRASAGSIFSVPVVSEADPVSVLKSLQEAGLQVLATTLDGGTSLEDPDLQAGLSGPTAWLFGPEAHGLPARLAASATHRVRIPMPGNAESLNVAAAAAICLYASARARR; encoded by the coding sequence GTGGCGGCCGCGGTCAAGCTGCACCGCCAGGTCGCACGACGCCGCGCCGCGCGTTTCCTCGCTGAGGGACCCAACCTCGTCGAGGCAGCGCTGCGGCGCGGACTCGTATCCGAGGTCTTCGTCACCGAATCGGCGATGGAGCGGTTCGGCGCCCTGCTCGCCGCGGTGCCGGCCGACGTTTCCGTGCATGAAGTCTCCGAGCGCGCCGCGAAAGTGTTGTCGGACACCGTGACCCCGGTCGGTTTGGTCGCGGTGTGCGTGATGCCGCAGACGACGCTTGACGAGGTGCTCGTGGCAGCGCGGCTGGTGGCGGTCGCGGTCGGCATCTCCGAACCGGGTAACGCAGGCACGCTGATCCGCATCGCCGATGCGATGGGCGCCGACGCGGTGGTGCTGACCGATAACAGCGTCGATCCGTTCAACGGCAAGTGCCTGCGCGCGTCGGCGGGCAGCATCTTCTCGGTCCCGGTGGTGTCCGAGGCTGACCCGGTGTCGGTGCTGAAGTCGTTGCAGGAAGCCGGATTACAGGTACTGGCCACCACGCTTGACGGCGGCACGTCGCTTGAGGACCCCGACCTGCAGGCCGGCCTTTCGGGTCCCACGGCGTGGCTGTTCGGCCCCGAGGCGCACGGTCTGCCCGCCCGGTTGGCGGCGTCGGCCACGCATCGGGTGCGGATTCCGATGCCGGGCAACGCCGAAAGCCTCAACGTGGCCGCGGCTGCGGCGATCTGCCTGTACGCCAGCGCGCGTGCCCGTCGCTAA
- a CDS encoding acyl-CoA dehydrogenase family protein: MLEWSDVDLAVRDAVREFVDKEIRPHVDALESGEMEPYPIIRKLFTTFGIADMARESLDKRLARLREGGESAGESGGGSVLGGSGGMGFVVVSELCRVCMGVVTGMGVSLGLTVPTIMSRGTLAQQERWLPELVTYEKVGAWAITEPDSGSDAFGGMKSYVTRDGEDYILNGQKTFITNGPDADVVVVYAKLDEPGVDKRDRKVLTFVLDRGMEGFVQSKPFRKMGIHSSRTGELFFNNVRLGPDRLLGETEGDGASGASDGRASARSNFSAERIGVAAMALGVIEECLRLCVEYAKTRKLWGQEIAQFQLIQLKLANMEVARMNVRNMLFRVIEAGQSGHQISLSEASAIKWYCSQAATDVAMDAVQLFGGNGYMTEYRVEQLARDAKSLMIYAGSNEVQITHVARGLLSDA; the protein is encoded by the coding sequence ATGCTCGAATGGTCTGACGTCGACCTCGCCGTCCGGGATGCCGTACGTGAGTTCGTAGACAAGGAGATTCGTCCCCACGTCGACGCGCTGGAAAGCGGCGAGATGGAGCCCTACCCCATCATCCGCAAGCTGTTCACCACGTTCGGCATCGCCGACATGGCCCGCGAATCGCTCGACAAGCGACTGGCGCGGCTGCGTGAAGGCGGCGAGTCCGCCGGGGAATCCGGCGGCGGCAGCGTGCTCGGCGGTTCCGGTGGTATGGGGTTCGTCGTGGTCAGCGAACTGTGCCGGGTGTGCATGGGCGTCGTCACCGGCATGGGGGTCAGCCTCGGCCTGACGGTGCCCACGATCATGAGCCGCGGCACCCTGGCCCAGCAGGAACGCTGGCTGCCCGAGCTGGTCACCTACGAGAAGGTCGGCGCGTGGGCCATCACCGAACCCGATTCGGGTTCTGATGCGTTCGGCGGCATGAAGTCCTATGTCACCCGCGACGGCGAGGATTACATCCTCAACGGGCAGAAGACGTTCATCACCAACGGGCCCGACGCCGACGTGGTGGTGGTGTACGCCAAGCTCGACGAACCCGGTGTCGACAAGCGCGACCGCAAGGTGCTGACCTTCGTGCTGGACCGCGGTATGGAGGGCTTTGTGCAGTCAAAGCCGTTCCGCAAGATGGGCATTCACTCCTCGCGCACCGGTGAGCTGTTCTTCAACAACGTCCGCCTCGGTCCCGACCGGCTGCTCGGTGAGACCGAAGGAGATGGGGCCAGCGGTGCTTCCGACGGGCGCGCCAGCGCACGGTCGAACTTCTCGGCCGAGCGCATCGGCGTTGCCGCGATGGCGTTGGGCGTCATCGAGGAATGCCTGCGGCTGTGCGTGGAGTACGCCAAGACCCGCAAGCTGTGGGGCCAGGAGATCGCGCAGTTCCAGCTCATCCAACTCAAGCTGGCCAACATGGAAGTGGCCCGGATGAACGTGCGCAACATGCTGTTCCGGGTGATCGAAGCGGGCCAGAGCGGCCATCAGATCTCGCTGTCGGAGGCCTCGGCGATCAAGTGGTACTGCTCGCAGGCCGCAACCGATGTCGCGATGGACGCCGTGCAGCTGTTCGGCGGCAACGGCTACATGACCGAGTACCGGGTCGAGCAGTTGGCCCGCGACGCCAAATCGCTGATGATCTACGCGGGCAGCAACGAGGTGCAGATCACCCACGTGGCCAGGGGCCTGCTCAGCGACGCTTAG
- the infC gene encoding translation initiation factor IF-3: MGPGLLDDNIGGPISTETRVNERIRVPEVRLIGPGGEQVGIVRIEDALRVAADADLDLVEVAPNARPPVCKIMDYGKYKYETAQKARESRKNQQQTVVKEQKLRPKIDDHDYETKKGHVVRFLEAGSKVKVTIMFRGREQSRPELGYRLLQRLGADVADYGYVETSAKQDGRNMTMVLAPHRGAKTRAKAAHDADAPPAQRASSEAQTEQQQN; encoded by the coding sequence ATGGGGCCGGGTCTCCTCGATGACAACATAGGAGGGCCCATCAGCACTGAGACCCGCGTCAACGAGCGCATTCGAGTACCTGAAGTCCGCCTGATCGGACCAGGTGGCGAGCAAGTAGGCATTGTGCGCATCGAAGACGCCCTCCGCGTCGCCGCGGACGCCGATCTCGACCTTGTCGAAGTTGCCCCGAACGCCAGGCCTCCGGTCTGCAAGATCATGGACTACGGCAAGTACAAGTACGAGACGGCCCAGAAGGCGCGCGAGTCTCGCAAGAATCAGCAGCAGACCGTCGTCAAGGAACAGAAGCTCCGTCCCAAGATCGACGACCACGACTACGAGACCAAGAAGGGCCATGTGGTGCGCTTCCTGGAAGCCGGGTCGAAAGTCAAGGTGACGATCATGTTCCGCGGACGTGAGCAGTCGCGGCCCGAACTGGGCTACCGGCTGTTGCAGCGGCTGGGCGCCGACGTCGCCGATTACGGCTACGTCGAGACGTCGGCCAAGCAGGACGGCCGCAACATGACGATGGTGCTGGCTCCGCATCGCGGCGCGAAGACTCGCGCCAAGGCGGCACACGATGCGGATGCACCGCCGGCGCAGCGCGCCAGCAGTGAAGCACAGACCGAGCAACAACAGAACTGA